CCTGCGACCGGGCGGCAGCTTTCCATCCAGTTGTGGTGGGTTTCCTCGGCCAGTTTGCCGTGTATCTGGCGCGACAGATCATTGTGGAAATCGGTATAGGCCGTGCGCACAATCGACAGGTCGATCAGGTCGGGCTGGCGATTGTCCAGAATGAAGGTCGATGCGCGATCTGTCAGGCGTGCCTGAACGAATGTGCCGCGACGTCGTTCCGACCTGAGATAACCCTGTCGTTCTACTTCCTTATAGGCCGCACTGACGGTTTGCACGCTGACATGCAGCCGATAGGCCAGTTCACGATGGGTCGGCATGCGGACATCATGGCGAAGGCGTCCTGCCTCGATATCGGTGATGATCGCTTCGACAAGGGCCTTGTATTTCGGTCCCGTATCGCCGCTCAGGTCAATATTTGGCAGCCACATCCTGTTGATTTCCAGCCTTTTCTACCCTTGTGCCCCCTTGGGGGTTTTTCCAACCCTAACATGACCTGAGGGTTAATGTGTAGACGTCAATGTTATTTTGTCATGATACAAAACTAACATTGACCTGATGCAGGAACATTTCAACACTTTGCGCGTTCATAACATTGATGTGCCAACTAATCGCCGCCGATTAAGGGTTAGATCCCGGTCGTCGCGGCACAATAAGGGAGACTTCGATATGAGTTTGAACAAGCTCTTCAAGGCGACCCTGTCTGCCGCCGCAATCTTTGCGGTTGCCGGGACAGCCGCCCAAGCCGAAGAATGGAAATTTGCGCATGAAGAAAGCCCGGGCGATGTGCAGGACCTGTATGCACAGGAATTCAAGCGCCTGGTCGAGGAAAAAACCAACGGTGATGTGACGGTTACCGTCTACACCTATGGCCAGTTGGGTACCGAAAACGACATTACCGAACTGACGACGGCGGGGGCTGTCCAGTTCTCGAACGCGTCGCCGGGCCATCTGGGCACCTTCGTTCCGGAAATTCAGGTTTTCGGCGTTCCCTACCTGCTGTCGCAGGATAACGAGGTGAACAAGGAAGTCCTGTCGAGCAGCCCGACGATCTATGACGGTCTGTCGAAGGATTTTGAGTCCAAGGGTCTTAAGCTTTATACCATGTATCCCGAAGGCGAGATGGTCTGGACCACCAAGAAAAAGGTGACCCAGCCGTCCGAATTTGACGGGGTGAAATTCCGCGTCATGACGTCGCCGATCCTGATCGAAAGCTATGAGTCCTTCGGTGCCGATCCGGTGGCGTTGCCTTGGGGTGAAGTTTATTCCGGCCTTCAGACCAGCGTGATCGATGCACAGGTCAACCCGATCTTCTTCATCGAAAGTGCGAAATTCTATGAAGTTACCGACTATCTGATCTATGCCGGTCAGCAGCAATATACCACCACCGTGGTATCAAATGCCGCCTTCTATGAAGGTCTGTCTGACGAGCGCAAGGATATGCTCAAGGAAGTCAAATCGGAACTTGATGACTTCATCTACGAAGCGCAGCAAAAGGCAAATGCCGAGGCACTTGATCGCATCAAGAAAGCCAAGCCGGAAATCGAAGTCATTCGTCTGAATGATGAACAGCGCGCGGCATTCAAAAAGGCGTCGGCCGGTATTGGTGACAGCCTTGTCAAGGAAGTCGGTGGTGACACCGAAGAAGTGCTGAAAGCGCTCCGCAAGGAATTCGGCACCGAGATGTAATCATCTCTGACCGCAATTCCCCCTTAGCGGGATGATATCGGAAACCCCTGCCATGTTGGCCGCAGGGGTTTCTTTTTGTCTGCTTGGTAGAGGCAGGTGTCGAAAAAAAGATTTTGTACTGACAAAAAAACAGAGGCCGGCATGGGTCCGGCCTCTGTGGTGCACCCGGTCGTCATAAAGAAGACCGGGTGGGATGGTGTGAGACGGGTTACTTGCCGCTTGCGACCTCGTTAGCAACCGCATCGACGGCCTGTTTGGCGATGTCGATGACCTTGTCGATTTCGGCCTTGGTGATGCAAAGCGGCGGGGCAAAGCCCAGAATATCGCCATGCGGCATGGCACGTGCGATCATGCCGCGTTCAAGGCAGGCGGCCGAAACGCGCGGACCGATTTTCGCATTCGGATCGAACCGTTCCTTTTTGGTTTTATCGGCGACAAATTCCAGTGCGGCCATCAGGCCGACACCGCGCGCCTCGCCAACCAGCGGATGCTCGTTAAAGGTTTCGCGCAGGCGTTTCTGGAAATAGCCCCCGGTATCGGCCGCATTGCCGGTCAGGTTTTCACCATCGACAATATCAAGGTTGGCATTGGCGGCAGCCGCACAGACCGGATGGGCGGAATAGGTCCAGCCATGGCCGATCGGCCCCATCTGATCCGAACCCTGTTCCAGAACCTTCCAGACGCGTTCGCCAATGATGACACCCGACAGCGGCAGGTAGCCAGATGTGACACCCTTGGCAATCGTGATCAGGTCGGGCTTCATGCCGTAATGGTGCGACCCGAAATAGGACCCGGTACGGCCAAAGGCGGTGACAACCTCGTCGGCGACCAGAAGAACATCATATTTGTTCAGCACCTTCTGGATCGCGTCCCAGTATCCTTCGGGCGGGGTGATGATGCCGCCCGTACCCATGACCGGTTCGCCGATGAAGGCGGCAACGGTTTCCGGGCCTTCGCGCAGGATCATTTTTTCAAGGTCATCGGCACAGCGTTTGGCAAATTCGGCCTCTGTCTCGCCCGCGTCGGCATTCCAGTAATGGTGCGGGCAGGTGGTGTGCAGGATCGGCGCACGTGGTAGGTCAAACGCGTTGTGGAAGGCGGCCAGCCCCGTAAGGCTGCCGGTCATGATGCCCGAACCATGGTAACCGCGCCAGCGCGAGATGATTTTCTTCTTCTGCGGCAGGCCGCGGATATTGTTGTAATACCAGATCAGTTTGATGTTGGTTTCGTTCGCATCCGACCCCGACATGCCGTAATAGACGCGCTGCATGCCTTCGGGGGCGGATTTGACGATGCGATCCGACAGGCGGATGACCGGCTCGTTCCCGTGCCCGACATAGGTGTGGTAATAGGCCAGTTCCTTGGCCTGGGCGTAAATCGCATCGGCGATTTCAGTACGGCCATAACCGACATTCACACAGTAAAGACCGGCGAAGGCATCAAGGGATTCCTTGCCTTCGGTATCATGGATATAGATGCCCTTGCCGCCATTGATGATGCGGTTGGGGGTTTCGCCCGCCGCGTGCTGGCGCATGTGGGTCGAGGGATGCATGAAATGGGCGCGATCCATTTCCTGCAAATCGGCGGTGGTGTTTTTGATGACATTCATTTTGCTTCTCCCATGTGAATGCGGTGGCTGCTGCGCATGTTACTGTTTGAACGCGGCGCAGACATATTTGAGTTCTGTGAATTCTTCGAGGCCGTGGCGCGACCCTTCGCGGCCAAGGCCGGATTGCTTGACGCCACCAAACGGGACCGGTGCGCCGGTGATTTTCACGCAGTTCAGTGCGACCATGCCGTATTCAAGTGCGTTTGAAACACGCGCGGCGCGATCATGATCCTTGGTATAGACATAGGCCGCCAGACCATATTCGCTATCATTGGCGCGGCTGATGACTTCTTCCTCGGTATCGAACGGGATGACCGGGGCAACCGGGCCAAAGGTTTCCTCGTGATAGATTTTCATATCTTCGGTCACATCGGCCAGAAGGGTCGGGGCATAGAACAGCCCGCCCATCTTTTTGCCACCGGTCAGAACGCGGGCACCCTTGGCGCGGGCATCTGCAACATGTTCATCGCATTTGGCAACCGCACGATCATGCATGAGCGGACCGATTTCGGTGGTGTCATCAAGCCCGTTGCCAACGCGCAGTTCGCCGATTGCCTTGGCATATTTGTCAAGGAACGCATCATAGATATCACGATGGACAAAGATGCGGTTCGCGGCAAGGCAATCCTGCCCGCTGGTGGCGAATTTGGCACCAACGGCGTGATTGACAGCCTCATCCAGATCGACATCGGGGAACAGGATAAACGGGGCATGTCCGCCCAGTTCCATCGACATCTTTTTGACGGTCTGAGCCCCTTGCGACAGCAGCAGTCGGCCGACTTCGGTCGAGCCGGTAAAGGACAGTGCGCGCACAACCGGGTTGCCGCAAAGTTCGCCAACAACCGGATTGGGATCGCCGGTCACGACGTTAAAGACACCGGCCGGGATACCGGCCCGTTCGGCCAGTTCGGCAAGGGCGGTGGCCGAAAACGGCGTTTCGGTCGCCGGGCGGACAATCATGGTGCAACCGGCGGCCAGTGCGGCGGCGGCCTTGCGCGTGATCATCGCACACGGGAAGTTCCACGGTGTTACTGCCGCGGTGACGCCAACCGGTTCGCGTTTGACGGTCATATTGCGACCGGGCAGGTGGGACGAAATATTTTCGACATTCACCCGTTTGGCTTCTTCGGCGAAGAATTCGATGAAGCTTGCGGCATAATCAATCTCGCCACGGGATTCCGAAATCGGTTTGCCCTGTTCAAGTGTCATCAGAAGGGCGAGGTCTTCCTTGTTTTCGATCAGAAGATCAAACCAGCGGCGCAGACGCGCGGCGCGATCCTGCGGCAGAAGGGCGGCCCATGCCGGAAAGGCCGCATGGGCCGCGGCAATGGCGTTACGGGTTTCGGCAATGCCCATATTGGGCACGGTTCCAAGAAACGCACCGTCGAACGGATTGGTGACTTCGATAACCTGACGGTTGTCGGCCGAGCACCAGCGACCATCAATATAAGCGTGTTCGCGCAGAAGCCGAAGATCGGACAGCTGGCTTAACGACACGCAGCGCTGTTCTTTGAGTTGTGCCGTCATGAAAACCTCCTTGAAACAAGGCCGCGCCTATGGCGTCAGCCCCTGTTTTGTTGAACTGCCAGCAGGCTATCAACAAGCTGGCAGAGGAGGTCTCCGAACTCGATGCGATTTGATGCGGTTTTTTTGGCAAGCCCCGGTCGAAAGCAGATGTTTTTTCTGTCGGGGGCTGTGCGGATATTCAATCGTCGGCGTTATCTTTGAGAAAAGCGCGCATTTCGCGGCGTTCGCGCCGTTTCTCGATGACGGTGCGGATGATGATCACGGCAAAGAACAGCACAACGATGCTGGTGGACATCGGAAAGGCGACCGGGATGCCGATGATAAAGACAATGGCACCCAAAAGCCCGCCGCCGATCATCGCCGCCATTCCGCCAAGCAAGGCGATGGCGAAAACGGCGGCGATGATGATGGAGGCAAGCTTGTTCATAACAGGTCCGGTCGAGTGTAATTCACTCAGCCACTGCGGCTGGTAAGCTGTTTGGTGGTGACATCAACACGGTGGGCCAGAACGCGGATCAGCTGAACGGCAACCGCCTGGTCCTGTCGGACAAGGCCAAGGAACTCGTTTTTATCGAGTTTCAGGACCGTCATTTCCTCGACCGCGCGAATGGTTGCGGAACGCGGTGCATCGACCAGAAGGGCGATTTCACCAATGACTTCCTTGGGTTCGACATCGCGAAGCTTGATTGTTTGGGCTTCGTCGGTCGTCAGCCAGATTTCACCGCGCCCGGAAATCACGATAAAGGCCGCATCCCCCGGGTCGCCCTGTTTGACCAGAACCTCGCCGCGTTTGAAGGTCAGACGCGGGCTGGTAAAGGCAAGCAGCTTGATCACGCTGGGGTCAAGGCCGGCAAACAGCGGAATGGTCCGAAGCAGCCGGACTTCCTGTTCGATGCTGCCATCATTTGTATCAGATGCGGTTTCGGCGACTTCGTCTTCGGCCTGTTCGGCGTCGGCATCGTCGATTGCATGGCTTTGGCGTTTAACGATTTTGCCGTTCGCCATATGCAGATAGGTTCCGAAACGCTGGCTGTCGGTTTCATCACCATCAACCCAGATCACACTGCGATGTTCGGATTGCCCGGTCAGCCAGTCAATGACCTGTTCGCGTGTTTCACGGTCCAATGCCGAAAGAGCTTCGTCCACAACCATCAGATCGGGATTCTTGATCAGGGCACGGACCAGCGCGATTTTCTGACGCAGGCTTTGTGAAACGCGGCTGCCGCCGACACCGACCTGACTATCAAGGCCAAGTGTGACAAGCGCCTCGTAAAGGCCGCCCTCATGGGCGATTTCAAACAGTACTTCGCCAACACGTTCTTCGGAATTTGCACGGCCATAGGCAAAACGACCGAACAGAAGGTTGTCGATGACGGGCGCCGCCGCGGCATATTCATCGACCTTGAAGAAGTCGATCATGTCCGCCAGATCGTCGGGCAGTTTGCCATAGAATTTCGGACGCGCTTTGAGGACCAGCTTGCGGAATTCGTCATCGATGACGCGCAAACGATGGCGTGCCGGGGTCAGGTTCATGGCGACGTCAAGGAGGCGTAGCTTGTCCTCGGCGCGCATATCCGTGATCGCGACCCCGTCGGTGCGTTTCAGCATGTTTTTGACCTCGGGCAGTTCGTCGGCCGAGATAAAGCTGTAACGGTCAAAGAATTCGTGTCCGGGCGGCAGGCCGGTAAACAGTTCAACCATCAGATCAAGCGTGTCGCGGCCCATGCTGATCATGACGTCGTAAAGCCCGGTTTCGCGCAGGGCTTCCTGCATATAGGGATGCGACAGAAATGCCGTGCGTTCGAAATCGGACCGGGCCGGGGCACCAAACAGAATGTTGACGCCGACCGGTGCGTTGTCGTTGTAAAGATCAATGTCATAGGGTTCGACCAGATCGGACAGGCCACGTTCGGCAAGGATTTCCTTGAGTTTCGGGCGGGCCGTCAGAACGGCTTCGACCAGATCCGGGCGTTCTTTCGGATCAATGCGGCGTTGCAGGCCGATGCGGTAAATATCGCGGTCAAGCTGCACGACTTCAAGCAGGCGCATCAGTTCGACCTTCAATTCATCAATCGAATTGAAGCCCGGACCGATATAGTCGATCCATTCTGCCGCCGGGTCATAGGGGATATTACCGGACCGCTTGATTTCGTCGTACATCTCGTCGGTCAGACGCCATGGCAGATCGGTCGGATCGGTCAGTTCGATATGGTCGACAAATTTCGGCAGCGGCAGTTTCAGGTTTTCGTCATCGCCGTCACCGTCTTTTTCATCGCCGGTTTTGATAGCAAGGATCGGTCGGTGTTTCAGGCCATAAAACAGGTTGTCGGCGATGGTGCCGTTAAACAGATAGGCGTCATTGCCGATATAGGCCAGACGTTGCCCGAATGTGGATGCCGGAAGGTCTTCGGCATTGCGGTCGCTGAACTGGATGCGGCCACCGGTCGGGGTCAGTAACCGCGCGATCAGGCGGGCCAGTTGCGATTTTCCGCTGTCAGCCGAGCCGGTCAGAAGAGCCGAGCCCGGCAAGGGCATGTTGAACGACACATTTTCAACAACCCGGGTGCCGTCATCATCGACCCATGACAGGGCCGCGACATCAAGCGGTCCGGGCAGGCGTTCGGATTTCGGCGCGATCAGTTCGTGTTCACGGCCAAGATCAGGCAGTTCGAACTGTTCGTGAAGCTGTTCATATTTGATCCGCGCATCGGCAAGGCGCTGGTAATAGGCTAGAAGCTCTTTCCAGGGGGCCGACATATCCTTGTAGGCGGCAAGGGCCGCGACCAGCGCGCCGAAGCTGAGATCGCCCATGATCACCAGATAACCGCCGATGGAATAGAAGAAGAACGGCGTGATCTGGGCGATGAAGTTGTTCAGGAACTTGATAAAGAATTTGCGGAAATAGATTTCCTTGCGGATTTCAAAAATCCGGCCCATCCGCTGGGTGAAATGGGTCAGCTCGAAACCCTGCGTTTCATGGGCGCGGATATCGGTCGCACCGGCAACGACTTCGCCGATATGTTCAGACATGCGGCGCACATTCTGCACGCGCTGTTTGCCAAGCTGGTTCACGCGGCGTTGCAGTTTCGGGATCAGGTAGCCCTGCAACGGATAAAACGAAATTGCCGCCAGCCCCATCAACGGGTCCTGAATAAAGATAAAGGCGGTGATCGTGACCAGAATACCGCCCTGATAAAGCGGCAGCGAAAACGCTTCGCCAAAGAAACCGCCAAGCGGTTCTGCTTCGGCGGTGATCATGGAAACGATTTCGCCCTGGCTGGTTTTACGGAAATGCGG
The Thalassospira xiamenensis M-5 = DSM 17429 DNA segment above includes these coding regions:
- a CDS encoding aspartate aminotransferase family protein — its product is MNVIKNTTADLQEMDRAHFMHPSTHMRQHAAGETPNRIINGGKGIYIHDTEGKESLDAFAGLYCVNVGYGRTEIADAIYAQAKELAYYHTYVGHGNEPVIRLSDRIVKSAPEGMQRVYYGMSGSDANETNIKLIWYYNNIRGLPQKKKIISRWRGYHGSGIMTGSLTGLAAFHNAFDLPRAPILHTTCPHHYWNADAGETEAEFAKRCADDLEKMILREGPETVAAFIGEPVMGTGGIITPPEGYWDAIQKVLNKYDVLLVADEVVTAFGRTGSYFGSHHYGMKPDLITIAKGVTSGYLPLSGVIIGERVWKVLEQGSDQMGPIGHGWTYSAHPVCAAAANANLDIVDGENLTGNAADTGGYFQKRLRETFNEHPLVGEARGVGLMAALEFVADKTKKERFDPNAKIGPRVSAACLERGMIARAMPHGDILGFAPPLCITKAEIDKVIDIAKQAVDAVANEVASGK
- the dctP gene encoding TRAP transporter substrate-binding protein DctP, with translation MSLNKLFKATLSAAAIFAVAGTAAQAEEWKFAHEESPGDVQDLYAQEFKRLVEEKTNGDVTVTVYTYGQLGTENDITELTTAGAVQFSNASPGHLGTFVPEIQVFGVPYLLSQDNEVNKEVLSSSPTIYDGLSKDFESKGLKLYTMYPEGEMVWTTKKKVTQPSEFDGVKFRVMTSPILIESYESFGADPVALPWGEVYSGLQTSVIDAQVNPIFFIESAKFYEVTDYLIYAGQQQYTTTVVSNAAFYEGLSDERKDMLKEVKSELDDFIYEAQQKANAEALDRIKKAKPEIEVIRLNDEQRAAFKKASAGIGDSLVKEVGGDTEEVLKALRKEFGTEM
- a CDS encoding ABC transporter transmembrane domain-containing protein, whose amino-acid sequence is MPKSVFAYIWQHSSLQQIILTLVTVISFPFLYYSLDLPKLIVNQAIGGAGEPYDVLGIELNQIEYLFTLSGIFLALVFINGGFKYFINVYVGVMSERLLRRLRYTLFERVLRFPLPHFRKTSQGEIVSMITAEAEPLGGFFGEAFSLPLYQGGILVTITAFIFIQDPLMGLAAISFYPLQGYLIPKLQRRVNQLGKQRVQNVRRMSEHIGEVVAGATDIRAHETQGFELTHFTQRMGRIFEIRKEIYFRKFFIKFLNNFIAQITPFFFYSIGGYLVIMGDLSFGALVAALAAYKDMSAPWKELLAYYQRLADARIKYEQLHEQFELPDLGREHELIAPKSERLPGPLDVAALSWVDDDGTRVVENVSFNMPLPGSALLTGSADSGKSQLARLIARLLTPTGGRIQFSDRNAEDLPASTFGQRLAYIGNDAYLFNGTIADNLFYGLKHRPILAIKTGDEKDGDGDDENLKLPLPKFVDHIELTDPTDLPWRLTDEMYDEIKRSGNIPYDPAAEWIDYIGPGFNSIDELKVELMRLLEVVQLDRDIYRIGLQRRIDPKERPDLVEAVLTARPKLKEILAERGLSDLVEPYDIDLYNDNAPVGVNILFGAPARSDFERTAFLSHPYMQEALRETGLYDVMISMGRDTLDLMVELFTGLPPGHEFFDRYSFISADELPEVKNMLKRTDGVAITDMRAEDKLRLLDVAMNLTPARHRLRVIDDEFRKLVLKARPKFYGKLPDDLADMIDFFKVDEYAAAAPVIDNLLFGRFAYGRANSEERVGEVLFEIAHEGGLYEALVTLGLDSQVGVGGSRVSQSLRQKIALVRALIKNPDLMVVDEALSALDRETREQVIDWLTGQSEHRSVIWVDGDETDSQRFGTYLHMANGKIVKRQSHAIDDADAEQAEDEVAETASDTNDGSIEQEVRLLRTIPLFAGLDPSVIKLLAFTSPRLTFKRGEVLVKQGDPGDAAFIVISGRGEIWLTTDEAQTIKLRDVEPKEVIGEIALLVDAPRSATIRAVEEMTVLKLDKNEFLGLVRQDQAVAVQLIRVLAHRVDVTTKQLTSRSG
- a CDS encoding NAD-dependent succinate-semialdehyde dehydrogenase — its product is MTAQLKEQRCVSLSQLSDLRLLREHAYIDGRWCSADNRQVIEVTNPFDGAFLGTVPNMGIAETRNAIAAAHAAFPAWAALLPQDRAARLRRWFDLLIENKEDLALLMTLEQGKPISESRGEIDYAASFIEFFAEEAKRVNVENISSHLPGRNMTVKREPVGVTAAVTPWNFPCAMITRKAAAALAAGCTMIVRPATETPFSATALAELAERAGIPAGVFNVVTGDPNPVVGELCGNPVVRALSFTGSTEVGRLLLSQGAQTVKKMSMELGGHAPFILFPDVDLDEAVNHAVGAKFATSGQDCLAANRIFVHRDIYDAFLDKYAKAIGELRVGNGLDDTTEIGPLMHDRAVAKCDEHVADARAKGARVLTGGKKMGGLFYAPTLLADVTEDMKIYHEETFGPVAPVIPFDTEEEVISRANDSEYGLAAYVYTKDHDRAARVSNALEYGMVALNCVKITGAPVPFGGVKQSGLGREGSRHGLEEFTELKYVCAAFKQ